The Lolium perenne isolate Kyuss_39 chromosome 6, Kyuss_2.0, whole genome shotgun sequence genome segment AGGCAATGACTTCAAAGGAGTTCCCATCAAGAACAGTTTACAAGCGCCTGTTTCAAGGGTTGTTCAAAGAGGGGAGGCATGAAATTGCCCAGCAGCTGCTCTTGGTATCTCCTGGAAGTGTCAGAAACCATGCAGAGGTTCTTGACCTCTTCTACACGAAGAAGCTGCAAGAAGAACCTGCAGCAGCTGCTGCTGCTTTGTAATGTGGAATTGAATTGCTGACACCCGCATTTTGAATGGCACTTTGTATTTTCTTTTGGCTTTGTATGGCCTTTGAGCCAGGATCAGAAATTGGATGGCAGAAACATCTTTGCTGAAATGTCTACGTGATCCTTTCAAAAATAAATACAGCATCATTCTTTTTTTCCTCTCTGTCCTGAATTTCAGCCTGTATATGCCAACACATTTATATGCTTCATGTAGCAATAGCGATTGGCAACTGTGTCAAGGTAAACAGTTGGCAACAGTGCAAATCAGTTTCCAGTAGTTCTTCTCATTGCAATCCTCCTTTGGTATTATCTACGTCCTGTCAGCTTGATGGTCCTATGAGCTTGAGTTAAGCAGTTCTGGTATTTATCTGTGTGCTGctagtttttcttttctatttgtagTTGGCCCTTGTACATATAAACTCTCCAAGCTCTGTACGTTGATGATGACAGCATGCATGTCAGTAGCTCAAGCACATTAGATGATGGGTATCATAAGACTTGGTAAAAATTCTACATTCCATTCATGTAACCTTGTGGTATAAGTTGATGGTGTATATACAGTGTTGCTTGAGTTTGATTGAATGTGAGGAGAAAACATCTCTGTTCTATCTATTCACATGGGCTGCCCATCTGTGCAAAAAAAGGGCTGGAGGTGAAGCACTGAAGCGGGCAGTGATGCTGCCGCACCAAACTATGTTTATGATCATTCTGAATGCCGATCTTTTGTGTCTTCTTTTTATCTAATTGAGCGACATGATCGGCCAATCTAGTTGCTGTTCTGCATCCGCGTTAACTTGCACCTGGAATAACGTTGCAAAAATACTAGTTAGCGCTGAAGACAATCACACTATTTTCTATCTGACCAGGCAGCATTTCTGTCAAACTGAGCTGAGGCTCGTCTCAGCATTTTGCTACTCAGAAATTCAATCTGGTGTGCTGAGAAGGGGTATCCGGTGTGCTCAAAAGGGGTACCTTTTCTTGATGAAAGCTCCTTTTCGACTTCGGAGAATATTTCCTTCAGCTTGTTGGTGGAATTCGACATGACATTCTTTGAAGCCTTCTTCTGGTGCTTAGTGCCCTTCAACCAGACAATCCCTAACATTACCTGAATGCTGCAGGAATTTGGTTTCAAGGAAGTGCTCATCATATGGTACTTGAGCTGGATCTGCAATTTTGGAAGAGAAAGAATGTCATGATCCTGAAATTTGAGGTTAAGCATGCAAGCATTTTCATCAGAAGCACTGTTGATTATGTAAGTTATCTCACACTCGAGTAGTCTTCATGCACAACGCCTTGCAGGGTCATCACCTCCTCAAGGACCCACCCATCTCGATTCTGTAAGTTATACTTTTGTTGCGTGGTCGTTGCTTCTCCTCCATATTTTGACGAACTTTTATCAAACTTAAAGCTGATCTGCCGTTGGTATATGTTTTTGTTTACCGGCTCCCATTCTGTTGGTGAGTAGTCAACACAACCAGCTTTCTGCATCACCTTATGTTCCAATGGACCCCCGGAAAACATCTCCATCAAGGCACTGACCTGCGAGTACATAATTCAAGAGGTTTAAACAGATGCTTTTTCAAGAGAGTGAGGCTCACATCAACAGAAAAAACAGCCGAGTAGACTTCTGACATTTTCACAAGGTTCCACACACACATTCATATTCAAGAGAGTGAGGCTCACATCAACAGAAAGAACAGCCGAGTAGACTTCTGACATTTTTACGTCTTCGTTGGCCAACAAAGAACTTTCTTCACATGGGAGCTGTTTCGGTTCAGGTTCTTTGTCGATCATCTCTCCCTTTTGTTTCCAAAGTGCCATAATAATTCTGCCAGACATCAGATTGATATCTCATCAACCATATGATAAGAGAAATTCATGGAAAATTGTACTGAAAGAATGAGAGCCAATTTGATTTATCAAGTAATCTTGACAGAAGTTTAACAAGATGAATCATTATTTGCATGCAGCATTATTGTACCAAGGAAAAATCGTGTAGGATGACTGATACCGATTGCTCCTTCTGTCCAGAAATTTAGGCTGACATGTGATATACAGTCAACCTTTTGAATTTTTTATACCACCTAAAATGTGTGAGACTACAAATTTCCACCCTATCAAGTGACATTAGATCTCTTGCAGCATGCTCAGAAATTGTTATCGAAGTCTTGCACTGAAGACTGCAAAACCTCAAAATGGCCTACATTTCTAGACAGAGTAAGTTATATTTCTGTCGTGTTTGCATGCTCATATAACTTGGAGGTAAGTATTATCCGTGGATCTTTGAAACTACAAATACCTTCTTTCAATACATGTCCAATTATGGACATTTGCTTACTTACGATACAAAAATAGTAGGCCTAACAACTTTTGACAAGACTTTCTAACCATGGAAATTTGCATAGCATGAAAAGCCTTGGAAGTGACTTGAGAGGTCTTCACCAAGGAATCAAAAAGCATCTCGCTGGCTGGTATAGAAAAATATGTGCCTCTGTGGTCACACCAACACATAAAACCCAGGTTTCAAGAACAACTCTAGCCCTAGGAAGGTTCTTTCCCTTGCAATGGGAAGTTCAACTActttctttacaaatgtaaaatgTGACCAAAGTCACCATCTCCTTCCCAGTCAATATGCTCCAAATTTTCTCTCAATTAGTCCGGGAAATTATTTAGGAGGGAATCATATATTATACATGTCCTAACATCTAACCTATTTTCGACAATATAGTAAAAAATTAACTAGCTTTATAAACAAAGGAGACATCATATTGAATGCGGGCTGTAAAACCATGGTCAAGCAGTTATTCCGCAAACATTTGTCATGCTACTTCGTCGTATGAGTAACTGTGATTGTTTGGGATACTTTTTCAGGAGCTCAGGATACAATACCatgtattcatgataatcaatacTTGGATACACTTCATCTGGTGCTGGGTTATGATGATCGGTTAAAACCATATACTAACATATATTTAGAGTTCAAGGTCTCGTTCCAATCCCGCAGACATGAAACAAGTAAAAAACAAATGGCAAAAGGAAAGGCACCTGTGAGCATCGCTGAATGAAACAAATGTTTGGAAATGGAACTTCAGTCTTCCTTGAGGATCCTGTGTTTTGGCACCATGTCTGGCTTCTAGACCCCTGTCCTTCCGTAGGATGATCATCAAGGATGGACTGCCAACTGTTGATAGAGACGGCGGAACAACCTGGATATCATCAATATCGTCCCAAAGAAAGAAAAACTTTGTTTTGCGCCCAAATATGTTTGAGTAAAACCCAGTTATTCTTGGGGAAAGAAAGAGACGCCCCTGCGAAAAATACTAACTACTTCAGTTCTTGGTTGAAATGGAAGCAAAACGATAGCAACTGAGTAGTTATAAACTCTGGCAGCTGTCAGTGTGTAATAAACCATTAACAGTTACTTAGCCATGGAATTCAAGACCAACTCTACACACCTAATTACCTGAAGTGGCATTTTCCTTTTTAGGTGGCAGGTGAAGTCATCGATAAGAAATTCTTCCGGAGGAAGGCTGAAGAGCTTACGGAATGATGAATTCGTCTGAGAGGACCGCAAGTGCATCTGAACATTCAGTCGGCAACTTCAGTAAGTACCCTGATCTGAAAATGGCGATAAAATCAAATGCTGGCCAAACCGTACCTTCTTACCAACTTCTTTCCCCATCTTATCCAGATAGTTCATAACAACTTCAGACCCCCGGGAGTTGTTCAAGAAAATTCTTAAGTGTAACTTGGGCTCAGAACCTTGGGCAAACCTTCCATCTAGAGGAAGCCACATGTCACCCAAATCCGACAAATTGTTTTTCACAAAATTTATTTCTGTGCGACCAATTGTATTTTCATCGAGTGGGCCATCCGAATTATGCACAGCCACGTCCAACCTTGATGGGGGGTCATCCATTGCATCGAATTCAAATATCTCTAAAAAGTTAAGAAAATCATGGTGTCAGCAAATGCTCTAAGAAGGAAGGCCATACAAATGGAAGTGTTCCCAAATCACACAGTGTATTCTTTTTCTTTTCAACAAACAGGATTGGAAGAAAATTAACAAAAAGACGAACTTACCATTCCATTTCGGTTCTGACGCCTGGAATTTTACTGAGCTGGTTTTCTTCTTTCCGTTGCACATAAAAACTACAAAAGGATCAGGCAAGCCAGGTGTGCCTGCGCCTACTATGCCGCTTCCTTCGATAAGTGCAACAGTCAGCAACCAACCATCACCATGAGCTTTGACACCATGATCGCTGCCTAATATTTGAAGAACAAAAGGTTTGCATGTGCTTATTGCTTATACCCAAGGAAAGGAGTAGAGGATTTATGACGTAGAAGTGCAGGGAATGATAGTGTATTCTGAAGATAATAAACTTTGTTTTAAATCATCTCCGGAACTAAAGCAATTCCAGAAAAGAGTAGGTAGAGAGGGTGGGGAATAAACAGTAACTTTTTCCTGGATTAATATTTACATAATAGAAGGAGTGTCTGTCAACAGATAAATACATATGCACTGGTTCTGGATGAAGAGAAATAAATTACCACGTTTCTTCCAGGCATGCAAAAAGCGTCGACCTACTTTGAAGATATTCTGTCCCTGAAGGATCAAAATAGCACAAAACACAACCTCACCAACTGAATCTGGAAGATCAATACCAAAATATTCAAGCCCTCCATGCACCATATTACTGGGCTTGGCTAGACGAAGATGTGCAATGCCATACATTGCAACAGTAACTGAGAAAATGAATGCAAAGCTCCCAAGGAAGCGAGCAACCAGCTTCCAGTTTGATTGTTCATGAGTCTGCAGTGAAGCTAGAATCTTGTCTTTGCTCGAGTTAGCATCACTGAGCTCAGCTACTTTAATTTTCTGGGAAAGTACTTCAGTAAACTGTGCATATCCTTCTTTGAGGCCTTGTTTTGCCCCATTCTCGATCATTCCTTTCAACATTGTACTCTGAACAAAGTTCAGACGCCAACTTATAGTAAGCTGTGAGGTTTGTTCTTCAGATGGCAATTGAGGACCTGGTATTATACAGTACATTATTTCTACCTTGAAACAATTACCACAGGGAACATCAGGAGTGCTAACACTAGAAAGAACGGCAAACGAATTTCCAGCTGCCTTCAAGTAAGTCTGCTCTTCCGTAGCTTTCACAGACTTAACTAATTTAGTTGCAGCTTTTGTGTAAGTTAATGTTCTTTTCAAAGAACTCTCATTATTCTCATGTTTCCAGGGATCAGTATGAAGCCCACTTAGCCCTTGAACTTCTGCAACTGCTGGCCAGAAATCTGAATTTGCTGAAAACAGCATAGCATTCAATTCAGCTGGTTTAATAATGTAAGATTGCTCCACTAGAATACCACCAGGCAGGTTTCCTGGCATTCCACAACCTTGATCTTTAGACTCCATAGTTTTTAGTAGTTCATCAAGATTAACTTCATGTGTGCCGTTTTCACAAGATTCAGAATTCACTAtttctgtttcttgaaactgttcCATGGAGTCAGCATCCGTTGCGATACAAGTTGCATTATCTGCACCTTTCCGGAAGTATCGAGACCAGACCTCCACTACTGATGACGCAGTAGCATCGCCGTCATCTTCTTCGGGTTCCAGAAGAACAGATTGTTGTGTGGTGCCACAGGGTAGGCGCTCTATGCTGCTAGGGTCTTTTTGGTCCGTGATGCTTCCGGGCAACTGATCCACGCCGCTACGGTATAGCGCATGGTCCATGCTGGCACAGGCTGATAGATCCAGGCTGCTAGTAACTGCTGATAAGGATGAGGCCTTAGTTTCAAGTGACCTAGTTGAGCTGCACGGCGTTTCGTCGATAAGTTGCATGAGAATGTTTTGCGATTCATTGAAATGGCCTTCCCTAACCGATAAGTATATCTTCAGGCAAATTTCACCTgcgaaataaaataaaatagtcaATAACGCTTGTCAGCTAAATTTACTTTCTAGCAGGGTTCAATTGACTCTAGCAATAAAGGCATAAAGCTTTCGTGACTAGCGACTTCTCATTGTATTAATATTCAGTTGAGTTTAGACCCAATGCAAATTCAGTTAGTTGATAATTAAGGATTAGTCCTCAAAATAGAGAAACTTGACTATAATAAGCAACACTGGCATGAGGCGCAATATAACAACACCTAATGGAATCCTTTTCGGATTAATTTGATAGCTCCAATTGCCGCTTCATCAATTTCTGGAAACATTTACATGTAAATCTTGCAATCTTTGTCCGAGAAATTAAGCTTCTATTGCTAAAGATCCCTGCAGTGTCCAATTTGAGCAGCACATGGGGCATTTCTCCTACCTGAGACTATCATTCCATGCTCAATTTGATAGCTTAGATTCACAATCCGTACCCAAACAATGCTATGTAATCTCATCTTCAATAAAGCATCTATATACTTTCTAAACATCAAAGGCAACCAAAGAACATGGCGGGATTGCGAAACGGATGAAATGAAGAGCGTGCATACCGCGCTTTTTCCTGCTGGACTTGCCGCTCTTGGGCTGCAGCTGGTACCACGCGGTGCCGAGGGAATGGTCCTCCGTCTCGAGGATGGCGGAGAGCGGCACCCTGACACGTCCGAGGAAGTCGGTGCTGAAGTACCTGTCCTCGTTGAGCACGGAGACGACGAGCTCCTCGGCGACGTTGGCGACGAGGAAGCCGAACGCCTCGTCCCACGAGGGGCTGAGGCTCCGCTTGACCACCGTGGTCTTGGCCCTCCGCCTCCCGAGCTGCAGCCGCACGTAGGGGTCGCTGGTGCCGTTGAGGTAGATGGCCGACAGCCCCCGCGCCTCCAGCACGTGCACGCACAGCCGCATCGGCGCGCTCCGCTGCGCCGGCTCCGGCCGGTCCACCGCGCCCATCGCCACCTGACGCAGGTTTGGTGGGGGAGAGCAATGGCGGATTGGGGATTTcggatgagagagagagagaaggggcGAGGAGAGGGATTACCCGCCACCGTTTGAATTGCGGAGGCGTTTGTCTCGTGCCGTTTTCGGCCTCGAGATTCGTGCGGGGGCCTGGGACCGTTGGATTTGCGGAGCGGGCCATGGCTTTCGCCCAACACGTTGCAGATGCTCCGATCTTTGTGGGTCGCCTCAGGTTGGGGATAACTGCCTAATTCAGATAAGCTGTACTTATTTGCAAGTGTGCACTGATAAATCAGCATCTCAATTGCTATTCGAAGGCAAATctagaaattcctgcaaaaggttcaCGGGATAATATGTTTTCCCTATGTTCTCTACGAAATGAACAACTCAGATGGCTCACACGTCCAAATGGGCCTATATATTTTTAAACGAAAATACATTTTAAATGTGTTTCGAAATGTTTAAAAAAATCTAAGGATACGTTTGGTAGCAAGCATCCTTTTTCCGTCTTCGGCTGGCAGTTCTAAATTGAAGCAGTTGGACAAAAATGAGAATTTTACAAAATCTGCATTtcgtttggtagcctgcatcGCCAGTGTTTGCACGAGTAGACAAGCGTATGCAAGTTATTTGGTTGCCTGCACTCAATTTTGCGCAACTGACATTAGCGGACACATAAGCCCGTAGCGTGGCTAGTTGGTGGCAGCCACCACGTCTGCGACGGTAATCTTCACCAGTGTCTACATCAAAaccattttttttcgataaagggcgcttTCATTACTTTAGAAAAGtattacacccggcctctgcataacatgatgcacacagccgcacacacacacacaccaagtACCAGTCTGTTACAAGaactgaaaaaacaaaataaggacacCCTCCTACGGCGCGGGAGGCTCTATCCGTAGATTACGCCGCCAACCATGTTGGGAAAAAATATCCTTCGCCACATCCTCCAATCGTATAGATACCTCCATAAAGAGATCCCGACTCTCTACTCGTTGTAGCAAAGACCACGAACGGAGCAAAGCGGTGGAccggtagataacctgcaaaCAAGAAGAGTTAATATCATGGAAAATcttatcatttctacatagccatagcgaccaAATAATGGAAATCGCCCCACCCGAATAAAAGTTTTGAACCTACGCTCCACCCTATTGAGCCAGCTGCCAAAAAGATGCGCAACGCTCCGAGGTGGGTACAAGGTAGAACCTATTTGGgttattgaccatatagatctcgcaaattgACATTGGAAAAAAAGGTGATTGATAGTCTCATCGTGAAGACAAAAAACACACTTTTTACTACCTTGCCAATTACGTTTCACAAGATTGTCCTTAGTAAGAATAACCCCTCTACGAAGATACCAAGTAAAGACCTTCGTCTTTAATGGAATCTTCATGGATCCGATTTTTTATTATTTACAACTGGCGTATCGGATTGAATCAATGCTTTATACATAGAATTAACAGAGAATTTACCACCCTCTTTTAGATTCCAGCGAACCACATCAGACTCATGCGTCAACTGGACCCTCTCGAGTCGTTGAAGCAACGTATTCCAGGATGCAAGCCTGGGCCCTATAAGGTCACGTCTGAATGACATCTCCAATGGTGAATTTTGCATCACCGTTGCAATGGTATCAGACTTGTGGCGTACAATACTATATAAAGCTGGATACTGTTCCCGAAGAGTGATATTGCCTAACCACTTATCTTCCCAGAAACGTATCTGAGATCCATCCTTGATAGAGAAAGATGTATATGGAAAGAAGAATTTCTTCGTtgccataagaccagcccaaaaGTGTGAGTCTCCAGGTTTCCAGATGACCTGGGACAAAGCCTTCGAGCCTACATACTTTCTTTTGAGAATTGTTTGCCATATACCTTCTTCTGAAAGAAGCTTAAATAACCATTTTCCAAGAAGGGCTCGATTCTTGACCTCAAGTTCATGAATCCCAAGCCCTCCCTGGTCTTTTGGACGGCAAAATACATTCCATTtagccagtcgatatttctttttctcgctatctccttgccaaaagaatctagatCGAAAGTAATCCAATCGACGCAAGACTCCTTTAGGCAACTGGAAGAaggaaatcatatacagtaccatattactTAGTACCGAGTTAATGAGAACCAAACGACCACCTAGAGATAGTAACTTTCTTTTCCAACTCGATAAGCGCTTCTGAAGTCTTTCCTCGACATGTTTCCATTCAGCTAAAGTGAGTCGCTGATAATGAATCGGGATACCCAAGTAACTGATAGGAAACTGACCAATCCCGCAGCCAAAAAGTTCAGCATACTAGGAGGCCTCATCGTGGGCTTCGccgaaacaaaacaattcacttttatggaagttaattttaaGACCTGAAAGCTTCTCAAAAGCTGATAGGATCAGCTTAAGATTTTTTGCCTTTTCAAGATCATGTTCCATGAATATAATTGTGTCATCAGCGTATTGAAGGATAGAAAGTCCTgttgggatacgttgcatagaaaacaaaaaatttcctaccgcgagaacgcaatccaagccaagatgcaatctagaagatgggagcaacgaggggatgaacgagactaacccttgaagatttccaaagcctataagagtaggctcttattgctgcggtagacgatcacttgccgcttgcaaaagcgcgtagaagatcttgatcacggtgccacgatcgggcagcacctccgtactcggtcacacgttcggtgttgatgacgatgtccttctccccgttccagcgggcagcggaagtagtagatcctcctcggaatcccggcagcacgacggcgtggtggcggtgtcgatggagatctccggcggaccttcgctaagcatatgcgggagaagtagtggaggaggggtgctagggtttgaggagagggggtgccatgggcgccggcctcaagggggcaggggtggtgcggccaagccatggggtgccccctccctctcctcctcattatataggtggaaccccaagggtttgcccaaagtcttcgaataagaccccaacagaaaaactgccttatggacgaaacctagagggacagggactctccccttcccccttttcttggatggccaagga includes the following:
- the LOC127307628 gene encoding C2 and GRAM domain-containing protein At1g03370, with protein sequence MGAVDRPEPAQRSAPMRLCVHVLEARGLSAIYLNGTSDPYVRLQLGRRRAKTTVVKRSLSPSWDEAFGFLVANVAEELVVSVLNEDRYFSTDFLGRVRVPLSAILETEDHSLGTAWYQLQPKSGKSSRKKRGEICLKIYLSVREGHFNESQNILMQLIDETPCSSTRSLETKASSLSAVTSSLDLSACASMDHALYRSGVDQLPGSITDQKDPSSIERLPCGTTQQSVLLEPEEDDGDATASSVVEVWSRYFRKGADNATCIATDADSMEQFQETEIVNSESCENGTHEVNLDELLKTMESKDQGCGMPGNLPGGILVEQSYIIKPAELNAMLFSANSDFWPAVAEVQGLSGLHTDPWKHENNESSLKRTLTYTKAATKLVKSVKATEEQTYLKAAGNSFAVLSSVSTPDVPCGNCFKVEIMYCIIPGPQLPSEEQTSQLTISWRLNFVQSTMLKGMIENGAKQGLKEGYAQFTEVLSQKIKVAELSDANSSKDKILASLQTHEQSNWKLVARFLGSFAFIFSVTVAMYGIAHLRLAKPSNMVHGGLEYFGIDLPDSVGEVVFCAILILQGQNIFKVGRRFLHAWKKRGSDHGVKAHGDGWLLTVALIEGSGIVGAGTPGLPDPFVVFMCNGKKKTSSVKFQASEPKWNEIFEFDAMDDPPSRLDVAVHNSDGPLDENTIGRTEINFVKNNLSDLGDMWLPLDGRFAQGSEPKLHLRIFLNNSRGSEVVMNYLDKMGKEVGKKMHLRSSQTNSSFRKLFSLPPEEFLIDDFTCHLKRKMPLQGRLFLSPRITGFYSNIFGRKTKFFFLWDDIDDIQVVPPSLSTVGSPSLMIILRKDRGLEARHGAKTQDPQGRLKFHFQTFVSFSDAHRIIMALWKQKGEMIDKEPEPKQLPCEESSLLANEDVKMSEVYSAVLSVDVSALMEMFSGGPLEHKVMQKAGCVDYSPTEWEPVNKNIYQRQISFKFDKSSSKYGGEATTTQQKYNLQNRDGWVLEEVMTLQGVVHEDYSSIQLKYHMMSTSLKPNSCSIQVMLGIVWLKGTKHQKKASKNVMSNSTNKLKEIFSEVEKELSSRKGAS